The Bacteroidales bacterium genome has a window encoding:
- a CDS encoding Lrp/AsnC ligand binding domain-containing protein → MTENFKLDSLDRRILALLTADARTPYLEVARHCKVSGAAIHQRVQKMTEAGVIIGSQVTISRSGFGYLTCAFIGLQVNLTATSTHEEVFQKIKQIPEIVECHHITGKYSLLVKILARNNEHLKNIIVEQIQSIPEIVATETFISLEEGFVRPLPVE, encoded by the coding sequence ATGACTGAAAATTTCAAACTCGACAGTCTCGACCGGCGCATCCTGGCGCTGCTTACCGCCGATGCCCGCACGCCATACCTCGAGGTGGCACGACATTGCAAAGTGTCGGGAGCGGCCATCCATCAGCGGGTGCAAAAAATGACCGAAGCAGGTGTGATCATCGGCTCGCAGGTAACTATTTCGCGCAGTGGCTTCGGCTATCTCACGTGTGCTTTCATCGGTTTGCAGGTAAATCTCACTGCTACGAGCACACATGAGGAAGTTTTCCAGAAGATAAAACAAATCCCTGAAATCGTTGAGTGCCACCACATCACCGGCAAATATTCGTTGCTGGTGAAAATACTGGCACGCAACAACGAGCATCTCAAAAACATCATCGTCGAGCAAATCCAATCCATCCCGGAGATAGTTGCCACAGAAACTTTCATCTCGCTCGAAGAGGGCTTTGTGCGCCCGCTGCCTGTGGAATAA
- a CDS encoding tetratricopeptide repeat protein, which yields MSSNIVKVKHVMIFRIALSIVVLVISAGRLPSQNMVQIDSLNHRANLASGDSARVHEYVELSKAIVASDIEEALQVAQQAMDVAEKSGNQKLIAYACLNFGNAYFVNGLLELSTQYYLRYIEINTRLSDEKGVAYGRINLGAVYLQLQQYERSRDYFEKALTFFEQMPDSIRQASPHQEMLTIYNNLGIACQNLKEYDLAEKYYRKGILLAQQDGSKPEELGMLLNNLGALFIGQGNLEKSLEYLLESFRFRQAANDLGAMGQSHRTLADYYLAINDDHSAISHLNEGYRLATQVGNMGLLTEVAIKLFEIYQRQGNSDSALKYYIAYADINEKLTREEAANTLMQFEITSKYEESRQRMRLEQQRKEQRYLFIGLTLLLILAIISLLYFLSHSRNKRLRLKAENIQLNAQKIELEKNNLEKELDIKKKELTTNVMVQIQKNELIYEIVQKLQKQMATGQRPDQRWLLQTIRDLERTHDSSIWQEFEVRFEQVHNDFYQKLNDIDASLTPNERRLCAFLKLNMSSKEISLITGQAPRTIDVARTRLRKKLKLTNSDTGLVEYLAAL from the coding sequence TTGTCATCTAATATCGTTAAGGTGAAGCATGTAATGATTTTCCGTATTGCGTTGTCTATCGTAGTTCTGGTGATTTCTGCCGGACGACTTCCGTCACAGAATATGGTCCAGATCGATTCGCTCAACCATCGTGCTAATCTGGCGTCCGGCGATTCGGCACGGGTGCACGAATATGTGGAACTATCCAAAGCAATTGTTGCCTCCGATATCGAAGAGGCTTTACAGGTGGCGCAGCAGGCAATGGATGTAGCAGAAAAATCGGGTAACCAAAAACTAATCGCATACGCTTGCCTCAACTTTGGCAACGCATATTTCGTCAATGGCCTGCTGGAGCTTTCCACGCAATATTATTTACGATACATCGAAATAAATACCCGCCTCAGCGATGAAAAAGGTGTTGCTTACGGGCGCATTAATCTGGGGGCGGTTTATCTGCAGTTGCAGCAATACGAACGCTCACGCGATTATTTTGAAAAGGCACTGACTTTTTTTGAACAAATGCCCGATTCTATTCGTCAGGCGTCGCCACATCAAGAGATGCTGACCATTTATAATAACCTGGGCATTGCCTGTCAAAACCTGAAAGAGTATGATCTGGCCGAAAAGTACTACCGAAAAGGAATTCTTTTGGCACAGCAGGATGGCAGCAAACCCGAAGAGCTCGGCATGTTGCTCAACAATCTGGGGGCGCTTTTTATCGGGCAGGGCAATCTTGAAAAAAGTCTTGAATATCTGCTCGAATCTTTCCGGTTTCGCCAGGCAGCCAACGATCTCGGCGCCATGGGGCAGTCGCACCGCACGCTTGCCGACTATTATCTCGCCATCAACGACGACCACTCCGCCATCAGTCATCTTAACGAAGGCTATCGGTTGGCGACTCAGGTTGGAAATATGGGTTTGCTAACGGAAGTGGCGATCAAATTGTTTGAGATTTATCAGCGGCAGGGCAACTCCGATTCGGCACTGAAATATTATATCGCTTACGCTGATATCAACGAAAAGCTCACCCGCGAAGAGGCGGCTAACACGCTCATGCAGTTTGAAATCACCAGCAAATACGAAGAAAGCCGGCAACGGATGCGCCTGGAGCAGCAGCGCAAGGAGCAGCGCTATCTTTTTATCGGACTCACCCTGCTTTTGATCCTGGCCATTATCAGCCTGTTATATTTCCTTTCGCATAGCCGCAACAAACGCCTTCGTCTGAAGGCCGAGAATATTCAATTGAATGCGCAGAAAATTGAGCTTGAAAAAAATAATCTTGAAAAGGAACTCGACATCAAGAAAAAAGAGCTGACCACCAATGTGATGGTTCAAATTCAGAAAAACGAGCTGATTTATGAAATTGTCCAGAAGCTACAAAAACAAATGGCAACGGGTCAACGGCCCGATCAGCGGTGGCTGCTTCAGACCATCCGCGATCTTGAGCGCACGCACGACAGTTCAATTTGGCAGGAATTTGAAGTTCGCTTCGAACAGGTGCACAATGATTTCTACCAAAAACTGAACGATATCGACGCCAGCCTCACACCCAACGAGCGGCGTTTGTGCGCTTTCCTAAAGCTAAACATGAGCTCCAAAGAAATTTCGCTCATCACCGGTCAAGCGCCCCGCACCATTGATGTGGCCAGAACCCGCCTGCGCAAAAAGCTCAAGCTCACCAACTCGGATACAGGGCTTGTTGAATATCTTGCTGCTCTTTGA
- a CDS encoding aconitate hydratase, translating to MLFDLDLIQTVYNKFPERIQKARQLLKRPLTLTEKILYAHLWGELEKEHKRGDDYVDFAPDRVAMQDATAQMALLQFMQAGREKAAVPSTVHCDHLIQARVGAKEDLKVAKDHNREVFDFLSSISSKYGIGFWKPGAGIIHQVVLENYAFPGGMMIGTDSHTVNAGGLGMVAIGVGGADAVDVMAGMPWELKMPRIIGVKLTGKLSGWTSSKDVILKVAGILTVKGGTGAIVEYFGPGAEHLSCTGKGTICNMGAEIGATTSLFGYDRRMADYLRATGRAQVADAANKIADHLTGDEEVYNDPGKYFDQVIEIDLSKLEPHINGPFTPDLATPVSEFAQAARDNNWPLMLEVGLIGSCTNSSYEDITRAASVAQQALDNDLEVKSEYTVTPGSEQVRYTVERDGYLDIFEKIGGVVLANACGPCIGQWARHNADKKERNSIMTSFNRNFAKRNDGNPNTHGFVASPEIVTAFAIAGTLEFNPLTDSLINKKGEKIKLKEPQGIELPIKGFAVEDNGYQEPAHDGSNINVAVAPDSDRLQLLTAFAPWEGHDIKGLRLLIKAKGKCTTDHISMAGPWLRYRGHLDNISNNLLIGAENAFTGNTNLIKNQLTGQYDAVPAVARAYKAQGIGTIVVGDENYGEGSSREHAAMEPRHLGVRAVVVRSFARIHETNLKKQGMLALTFAEKADYDKILEDDTFDITGLETFEQGRSLQLIVRHADGTTDKMEMLHTYSPIQIEWFNAGSALNLIRNKNDA from the coding sequence ATGCTTTTCGATCTTGATCTCATCCAAACTGTTTACAATAAATTTCCTGAACGAATTCAAAAGGCGCGTCAGCTTCTGAAGCGTCCGCTTACACTCACCGAAAAAATCCTGTATGCTCATCTTTGGGGCGAGTTAGAAAAAGAGCATAAGCGTGGCGACGATTACGTGGATTTTGCTCCCGATCGGGTGGCCATGCAGGATGCAACCGCACAGATGGCGCTGCTACAGTTTATGCAGGCCGGACGCGAAAAAGCGGCGGTTCCAAGCACCGTTCATTGCGACCATCTGATTCAGGCGCGCGTGGGAGCCAAAGAAGATTTAAAGGTGGCTAAAGATCATAATCGGGAAGTTTTTGATTTCCTTTCGTCGATATCCAGTAAATATGGTATAGGATTCTGGAAACCGGGAGCCGGCATCATCCATCAGGTGGTGCTCGAAAATTACGCGTTTCCTGGTGGGATGATGATTGGCACCGATTCGCATACCGTAAATGCCGGCGGACTGGGCATGGTTGCCATTGGCGTGGGTGGCGCCGATGCTGTGGATGTGATGGCCGGGATGCCATGGGAGCTGAAGATGCCACGCATCATAGGCGTGAAACTTACCGGTAAGCTCAGCGGATGGACTTCCTCCAAAGACGTCATCCTTAAAGTGGCCGGTATCCTTACGGTAAAAGGCGGAACGGGCGCTATTGTAGAATATTTTGGCCCGGGTGCCGAACATCTGAGCTGCACCGGAAAAGGTACTATTTGTAACATGGGCGCCGAGATTGGTGCTACTACTTCTTTATTCGGCTACGATCGCCGCATGGCCGATTATCTGCGTGCAACGGGACGTGCTCAGGTGGCTGACGCTGCCAATAAAATTGCCGACCATCTTACCGGTGACGAAGAGGTTTATAATGATCCCGGAAAATATTTTGATCAGGTTATCGAAATTGATCTTTCTAAATTGGAGCCACACATCAATGGTCCATTCACGCCAGATCTGGCTACTCCTGTATCGGAGTTTGCGCAGGCAGCGCGCGACAACAACTGGCCTTTGATGTTGGAGGTGGGGCTGATCGGTTCCTGCACCAACTCTTCCTACGAAGATATTACGCGTGCTGCTTCCGTGGCACAGCAGGCGCTCGACAACGATCTGGAAGTGAAATCAGAATATACCGTTACGCCCGGCTCTGAGCAGGTGCGTTACACGGTAGAGCGCGATGGTTACCTGGACATTTTCGAAAAGATAGGCGGTGTAGTTTTGGCCAATGCCTGTGGTCCATGTATCGGGCAGTGGGCACGGCACAATGCCGACAAGAAGGAGAGAAATTCGATCATGACTTCGTTCAACCGAAATTTTGCAAAACGCAACGACGGCAACCCCAATACGCATGGCTTTGTCGCTTCGCCGGAAATAGTGACGGCTTTTGCCATCGCCGGCACCCTCGAATTTAATCCGCTTACTGATAGCCTTATTAATAAAAAAGGAGAAAAGATAAAGCTCAAAGAACCTCAGGGTATCGAACTGCCGATAAAAGGTTTTGCAGTAGAAGATAATGGCTACCAGGAACCAGCCCACGACGGCAGCAATATTAATGTAGCAGTGGCTCCCGACTCTGATCGCCTGCAGCTCCTCACGGCTTTTGCCCCCTGGGAAGGTCACGACATAAAAGGGCTCAGGCTGCTGATAAAAGCCAAAGGAAAATGCACCACCGATCATATTTCGATGGCGGGGCCGTGGTTGCGTTACCGTGGTCACTTGGATAATATTTCCAACAATCTGCTCATTGGCGCCGAAAACGCCTTTACAGGAAATACCAATCTGATCAAAAATCAGCTCACCGGACAATATGATGCAGTGCCAGCCGTGGCACGAGCTTACAAAGCGCAGGGCATCGGAACCATTGTGGTGGGCGACGAAAATTACGGCGAAGGCTCATCGCGCGAACATGCCGCCATGGAGCCGCGCCATCTGGGCGTTCGGGCTGTGGTGGTGCGTAGCTTTGCACGCATCCACGAAACCAACCTGAAAAAGCAGGGAATGCTGGCGCTTACCTTTGCCGAAAAAGCCGACTACGACAAGATCCTGGAAGACGACACTTTCGACATCACCGGTCTCGAAACTTTTGAGCAGGGACGTTCGCTGCAGCTCATCGTTCGCCATGCTGATGGCACCACCGACAAGATGGAGATGCTGCACACCTACAGCCCAATACAAATAGAATGGTTTAACGCCGGCTCGGCGCTCAACCTTATCAGAAATAAGAATGATGCTTGA
- a CDS encoding lmo0937 family membrane protein, with protein MRSILYIIAVILIIGWILGFFVYTAGGLIHILLVLAVISILISLIRK; from the coding sequence ATGAGATCAATATTGTATATTATCGCGGTAATCCTGATTATTGGCTGGATACTCGGATTCTTTGTTTACACAGCTGGCGGACTCATCCACATCCTTTTGGTGTTAGCTGTTATCTCTATACTGATTTCGCTGATTCGCAAATGA
- a CDS encoding aminotransferase class I/II-fold pyridoxal phosphate-dependent enzyme, translating into MKFDPASKIQDLLQFGEFGGVNPSVTDSATFTFMQAKTMLDTFKGEAEGCFLYSRHWNPSNKFLADALAAMEGTEAAWVTASGMSAITCAILQLCNAGDHIVVSRTTYGGTFAFLNNYIEKFNIEVTFVDITNLKEVEAAIKPNTRIVYTETVTNPLLQVSDVRKLADIAHKHNAKLLVDNTFTPMMISPAKLGADVVLYSLTKFINGKNDCVAGAICGTEEFIASLIDVNSGTAMLLGPVLDPFRSSSILKNLHTLHIRMQQHSRNAMYLAEKLEEIGVPINYPGLKKHPGHELLKSIMNEKYGFGGMLSFDAGTAEKAAEMMEMMEEVGVGYLAVSLGYFKTLFSNSGKSTSSEVPAEKQKEMGLSEGLIRFSVGLDNEIDRTFEMIKKCLKQTGMIK; encoded by the coding sequence ATGAAATTTGATCCGGCAAGTAAAATTCAGGATTTATTACAGTTTGGCGAATTTGGCGGTGTAAACCCATCCGTCACCGATTCGGCCACCTTCACATTTATGCAGGCCAAGACCATGCTCGACACTTTTAAAGGCGAGGCAGAAGGATGCTTCCTTTACTCACGTCACTGGAACCCCAGCAACAAATTTCTGGCTGATGCGCTGGCCGCCATGGAAGGCACCGAAGCAGCCTGGGTAACAGCCTCAGGAATGAGCGCCATCACCTGCGCAATTTTGCAACTTTGTAATGCCGGCGACCACATCGTAGTTAGCCGCACCACCTACGGCGGAACCTTTGCATTTCTGAACAACTACATAGAGAAATTCAATATCGAGGTGACTTTTGTAGATATCACCAACCTGAAAGAAGTAGAAGCTGCCATAAAACCCAACACACGCATCGTCTACACCGAAACGGTCACCAATCCGCTGCTCCAGGTTTCGGATGTGCGCAAACTAGCAGACATCGCCCACAAGCACAACGCAAAGTTGCTGGTCGACAACACCTTTACGCCGATGATGATCAGCCCGGCCAAATTGGGCGCCGACGTGGTACTTTACAGCCTCACCAAATTTATAAACGGAAAAAATGACTGCGTTGCCGGTGCCATCTGCGGAACGGAAGAATTTATCGCTTCGCTCATCGACGTAAACAGTGGAACTGCTATGCTTTTGGGCCCGGTGCTCGACCCGTTCCGCTCGTCGTCGATTTTGAAAAACCTGCATACACTCCACATCCGCATGCAGCAGCATAGCCGCAATGCAATGTATCTGGCCGAGAAACTGGAAGAAATAGGCGTCCCGATAAATTATCCCGGACTGAAAAAACACCCCGGTCACGAGCTGCTCAAATCGATAATGAATGAGAAATATGGCTTTGGTGGCATGCTCTCCTTCGACGCAGGTACGGCAGAAAAAGCCGCTGAAATGATGGAGATGATGGAAGAGGTTGGCGTAGGCTATCTGGCCGTAAGCCTCGGCTATTTCAAAACACTCTTTAGCAACTCGGGCAAAAGTACTTCGTCGGAAGTACCCGCAGAAAAGCAAAAAGAAATGGGTCTTTCCGAAGGTCTTATCCGCTTCTCGGTGGGACTTGACAACGAAATCGACCGTACTTTCGAGATGATAAAAAAATGCCTGAAGCAAACAGGAATGATCAAATAG
- a CDS encoding CsbD family protein yields MNKLQLKGTWNTVKGKLKQNYGNLTDDDLTYVEGKEDELLGRLQKKTGKTKEELTNEINKIN; encoded by the coding sequence ATGAACAAACTGCAATTAAAAGGAACCTGGAACACAGTGAAAGGAAAATTGAAACAGAATTACGGAAACCTTACTGACGACGATCTGACGTATGTCGAAGGCAAAGAAGACGAACTGCTCGGCCGTCTGCAAAAGAAAACCGGAAAGACAAAAGAAGAATTAACTAACGAAATCAATAAAATAAATTAA